The DNA region tcaccgaTAATTTGGTATGTGCAAATCCTAATGAGCAGaggcgtcgtcctgtaaatccgtacctgcatcgtgaaatgtaggcccccgggcaatagaaaggggacgttagcacattgaatgtactggtatgtaaagcaactgaaagaattaacatgggacatgaaaataacataacagGGGCGAGGTGaaaacatgatcatgaacatgagtacatatacatatataacatgtgtaaagtatcgtgagtagggagagcGATAAATATAACGAGCAACATGATgccggtacttgcgtcctaccattgagaacactcataccttgctaggtacatgagatttaataatattatgaaaggatccagtcattatgagagatcgtcctaagcatgggtggagcaatcctcatcctacggtggctacgtagttttaGTACatttgaagccttctcggtaattaatgcaacccccaaaaacatgaacatgtaaaataagtggcactttgcccatggttttcatgaatataacttgcttgtacatggatatcatgaaataacttgtaacgtagtttcatgaaataacttgtatttagcatttatgtatcttgtatcatagcatgaaagtaattatataatatagttgcatgaaaacttgtagacatgtaggatattcatgaaataatcattttagctaaaacatgcatgcaagaacccatggaatacaagatatgggttttcatggattacggactgattctcaataatcatatggagttattaagaacacaatgatagaataatagcaattcatacataatataatcatggacatgggcctagggttatcatgagcatggtatagaaaccctagttttagtagagaatcataatttatggattttgaggcgtggggaagaacaatgatgttcccacacgtagatagtaactacATACAcagtaatgctccaaacttgaattaaagattttaactttgaagaagatttccaaaatcttgaattcttgaaccttgagatgggttttctgaAAAACCTAgtttaggaacaatgatttcttgcttagattattagagtatatgttagaattgagttggaagggtttggattgacttaccttgatgttttggattgttgctagggcttggaattgtgaataatgaaataaaagaactcaaggcttgaatttatacaaaagtgaggcggaaattatatggacatattatacggtccgtataatatgaccatattttatcatggcaCAAAACAGAACGTCGGGTTGAGGTTTCGTGAAGTACGgacgacttatacggtccgtataaaattatataggCCGTATAAGTagttcgtataacatgaccACTAAACGGACTGCTCTATActccttcagtaaaatggccataacttcaAGTAAAATTGGTTCATGCCAAGAGTTGAGAACATCATAGACACCCAAGGAAGTGGTGTAGCAGTTGAAGAGCTGGATTGCTAACCTTAGGGACCAGTTCTAATCGCAGTAAAAAATGACATGAGGTAAATTCTTCTTTTCTACCTAAGCCTTGTTGGGGAGATTTGTCTGATACCTGTACTGTAGGAGGTAGCAAGGTGGCCTGAACACCACAATTACCCAAAATTAAAAAAGGTGAAGAATTGAGAACATCATGGAGGCTCTCCTAAACATCACGATTCCAAAGTGAATTTCAgaagtagaagaaaaaaaattctatttggTGCTTCAGTCTCTTCAAAGACTCCTTTCTTTTGCTTGATCTTACCTTTAAAAACTGAATTGTGGTGGCCCTTTCTTTGTGTTGCAATTCCCCTCTGTATATGCAAACCCGAAATCCTAAGCCAAGAAGGAAACTCCGAAAATCTACGACTCCTTGCATACGTCCTGCAGCAGCGAAGGTTAGCTTGATATAGCCGTGCGATCGTGCAAGCACATAAAACAGCCAGGTAACTAATTGGCATAGCCATGCAGTTGCATAAGCATGTGGAGCGGCTAGCGCAACCAGGCTAGAGTTCCACAACTTTAGTAAATGGTCGTAACTTTGTTAAGGGAGGCCAAATAACGAGACATTTGAAGCGGTTGCAACTTGACATCAAGGGCTGCAATTTAACGAATATCATAGCTAAGTTGAGATCTAGATTATTCCAGATTactttttgaaatttagtcaaaATCTGACACGTTGATTGCACAATTCACGCTGTGGATTCTTCTTTCCCTAGTATGCAAAAAATATACTGTATCAAGTGAGATATCTACAATATATGCTTCAAAAGCTGACCAAATCTTTTGCTAAAAAACTTAATTTAATCTTGATAAAATCATCTTATAACATACAAATAGATATCTTGCATGGTTGAGTTCAACAAAATTCTAGAAACAAGCACCGCATATTATCTTAAAGACAACTCAACCGATGGGGAATGAATATTAATGAGAAACTTTGGCTTGCAGATGGAACAACAAATTTCGCGCATGGCTATCCTAGCTTTGCGGTCTCTGTGGGTGTTCTTTTTAGAGGGAAGCCTGCTGCAGCTGCTGTGGTATATGCTGGGATAGTTTCTGATGTTCTTTTGGGTTATTTATTATGGTTCAGTGGAAGAGCACTGTCTCTTATCCAGCAAGCTTGATCTTTGATAATCTTACACCTAATGTGCAAGAAGAGAACCAAAAGCTTGAATGATCACTAGCAACTTAAATGTTGTAGTGCCAAGGATTGATTTGTTATATTCTCTTACTGCCACATATaataaattctaaaaaaaacataaattagAATTCTTACATTCTTAGCTATAAAGGGATCTGAACTGAGAGATAAAAAAGGGGAAGGAATTTTCAGCAAACTTACAAATTTTACAATAGTTGAAAAGTGACATGCTTTAATATTGCTGTAAGATTTCTTTCTAAAGCTATCCATAATTTGTGTTAGCAACTCGAATAAATGTCGCCGAATTTAACTCTAGGGAACTCTATGTTTTAATTTAGAAGACTAGAATTAGCTGACCAACCAAAATTATGTGGCGTCTATCTAATAGTAACTTTTATGTAGTATCTACAGAATCTTGGAGAAACACTGTGAGAACGAACTTGGAAAGCATAAAGTGGAAAGATCATCAATGAACCAAATCTCTTGATTTGATATCTTTTCAGATATGACATATGAAATCCTCGTCCAGACTGTAATATTGTTAAGATCTGCTTCTTTACAGGTTGAGTTTGTTGGTGGCCCTATGTGTTGGAATACTCGCACATTTTCTGCAGCTGCAGGTAAAGACATTTATATATAACGAGTCATTTAGTCAATTGCAAATTCCAAAGATCTATTCATGACATTATGCAATTTTCTTCTTCTAGGCAAAGGAGCCTTTGCTAATGGCGAAAAGATTCATGTCAGTGGAACTGACAAGGTGAGAACTTATGCATACAGATGTGTAAAACAAGCTTAATTGCCGTTTCCAACAGACCCATGACTAGAAATGAGAGTTTGATGATAACTTTCATAGCATCTGATACACACAGTTCTTGCTTGTCCTATTGCATTAGGAAGTCGGGTAAATGTTGAACTCTACCTGCTCTGTGTGACCTGTTATGCATCTATACCCATTTACATGCAAGTATATTTGTTACAATTTGATAATTGTGCTAGTTTTGCACCTTCTTTTTGGCAAAGAGATAATATATGGCCTCGCTTTGAAGTCTTAAATTGACAATAGTGTTGCTTATATAAAGCTCACTAAATGAAAGGTACACTTACTGTCAATCTTCTTTCCCCAATTCCTTTAACTTATTCGTTACTGTTCTTAATTTTTTGGTTGGGGGGTTAGGTGGAACAATCTCTTCTAGTGACTGGATTTGGATATGATCATGATGATCCATGGGCAACCAATATGGAATTGTTCAAGGAATTTACTGATGTCAGCCGGGTAGCAACTTTATCCTTTATTCTTAATGCTCCTGTCTCTGTCTTAGTAAACTTTATTCTTatctttttctgaaattttgcaccctacacccccccccccccccccaaaaaaaaaaataataataataataacaacgaTTCTTCCTGCCATGTTCTGTATNNNNNNNNNNNNNNNNNNNNNNNNNNNNNNNNNNNNNNNNNNNNNNNNNNNNNNNNNNNNNNNNNNNNNNNNNNNNNNNNNNNNNNNNNNNNNNNNNNNNAAATAGAGCATTTCTCTTAGTTTTATACTTAAACCATGGAGACAAGTTTTCTTACCTTGcgtttttggttcaaaaatacTCCAGCATGTAGCTGATCATATAGTTTGTCTATGGAGGATCTGTCAACCGAAGAATCTGCCTCTTTAAGGATTCCTTCATAATTATGTGGAAATCTGAGTACTTTGGTGACTTCCGTTGTCTTGTTACTCTTGCTGTTTTTTCGCATAATCTTTCTTGGTTCTTCATTGAGTACAGCGGCATCATTATGTTGGCTTTGAGGTGAATTGTTGCGtagttcttgattttgttgTAAAGCCTGATCTCGTGACAACCGTGACCCCATTTCTCTGAAGAAGATCTCTTTGTGGAGGTTGGTTTGTCAGTAATCACTCTCATCAACAGGGAAGCTTTTATTTTGAAACTCTCGTAGTTGGGCATCTTTTGATTTTATCTTTCTCGAGTGGAGTCGGAATCTATCTTTAAGAATCTATTCCTGCCATCCACTTTGCACTTTCTATGAACGGATTCATGCCAGCACACAGAGGCCTTAAAAAAGTTATTCCTCTACGATAAGTTATGACAATGTTAATGTAGATACCCGATATTTGTGCTTGTGGGAGGTAGTGGGTACCccatggaattagtcgaggtgtgcGCAACTTGGCTAGGACATGACGATTATTTGAAAAAAGTAATGACAATGTAGACTTTCCCTTTTGGTGATAAATTCACTAATGTTACTGAATGTCTAAGCTTTGAAAAGCGCATCGCTCTAGCTATTCGGCTATGCCTCATGGGAAAAACATCCTCCTATCTGAAAAATAGCTTGCACTTGGCACATTTAAACACATTCTAAACTCCTGCAACACCTGCTTAGGCCTTCTGCCTGTTCTGGTCCTGATTCTACTTTGATCATTTAACCCTTGGTCAATAGCTGCTTCCTTTTCGTATTTAACTTCTATGTAGTAGAAGTGTAAAAAAAGTTTTACATTATCAGGTCAggtaaaagataagtacatgtTTGCCCATAATAAGTGGAACTATTATCGTGACAGCATGCTAGAACATGTTAAATAACACTGATTAGTGTAAGAATTAAAAATTCTTTACTTTAGATCAAAATATATATTGCAAGATTTCATAATACTGTTACTTGATACAACAATTGTGTGAAAGTATGACCCGTCCTTGTTTATTCGTGGGTGTATGTTGAACATATGGCAGCTAGATTTGTGAATTGCTTGCCATGTTCAATTATTGGGCAGAAGAGTTGATCTTCTGGTATGTAGTTAAAATTAAGAATCTAACTTTATAGCATTAATTCTAGGACATAGACCTGAGAGATAAGCTTCATGTTTATTGTTCtaaaaaaagtgctttttacTTGTTAATTGCATGCAGCATTGTTGAGTTACTTTTCAGATATGgtgacattacttgtatggggGGAAGTGCCAGATCTTTACGGTCAATACTTTCAGTATCAGATGCTTCTCCTGATTGAAGTCTTAGATGCTTCTCCTGATTGAAGTCTTAGCATACGGCAAGCAGCTGCTGAGGAATATGGCATCTCTAAGACCAGATTTTATTTCGATATGTCCAGATCAGTCCTTATCTAATTTATATTCTCCATTTCCTTGAGATCATAGCCTCACTTGTGGgaatacactgggtatgttgttgttgttgcatcgCACAAATGATCTTTGGccaattcaaaataatttttgtttttagcATGAATACATTCAATGAAAGAGTGAGCAGATAATCTACGTTAGATGAAGGTATAATCCTTATTTATTCCAGTTACTGTAATATCAAGCCAGCATCAACACAGTGATGTTTTAAAGACTTTGTTCTTATAAGCATAACTGTGCTTCACGCCCCAAACTGGGTGCAACATGATTGGCACCTGGCCTAATTTACTCGCCGAGTGAGCTCTGAATTTATCATGTATAACTTAGTCCCAAAAGTTTTGGGGCTTTATACTGGCATGCATTTGCTTAAGATATGTTCATAGTAGGGATCACTagactaagagcctgtttggattgactggttttaggtgttttagccaaaatagcttttaagcacttcTAACTTATTTGGCCACATACAAGAATTCAAGCTGTTGGTTTACAGGTTAAAAGTGTACCAAATTCCAAGATGCCTGATCCTCCAACGAACCTTCGCATCCTTATTATCCTTTAGTTAAATTATTCTAGTAAAGATTCAAGCATTGAGCAGGGGCCTTAgagatttttttaaatgaagagTATATAGAAGGTTAAACCCACGGCTTTAGTGCATTAGTAAGAGTGCAATATTTAATTTGTGGGTTAGACGCACGTTACGGATTACAATTAAATGCTGCCACAAATAAAAGCCTGGTATTGGAAAAGAATACAGTGGCATTCATTATCCACCGAGTTACACAAGCTTCTTATACTTGACTGAGAATCTCAAGGGTTAGGCTTTGGGACGAATGGCAATACCTTTGATAACTGAACGTTGTTTACAATTCAATTTCTCCGTTTCATACAGAAAAATCTCAATCTcctccctcttcttcttcctcttaaaTTCGCTGCTCGTGAAGAACTCCCCTACTGCCACTTCCATCCATTTTTCTCTATCTTGTACATTCATGAGACTTACTGTAACATCTTTGTTCGACTTATTTGGGACGATAAGCCTcatgcagtggcggagccacactaggccgagggtgttcatccgaaccccctcggcggaaaaaaatactgtttttacaaggttaaaattattttttatgtatatatagtagatgttgaacccccttaagcttcttcgtatatttacttttttatattttgaaccccctcggcgaaaatcctgactccgccactgctcagatgtaaaatgaaaattgtACAAGAACTTTCCAGATGATGCAGCTATTTTTAGGAGgtaaatactttattatattcgaGCGTTTATAAGGCACATATTGATTTACAATTGTGCAAGAGCTTTTCAGATCAAATTTATGAGGTTCTGATTTTAAATTACATGTTGCTTTATTGTATTTTTTGAATTCTATTCTACAGCTCAAAGACCGTATTAAAATATGTGTGTCCATTTAAAATTTATCATAttggaatatatattttttaccgAATATTTTGGGTTCCCAAGAACTAGTACATAGGTGTGTGTGTACACATAGCTTGATAGtaggtactttttttttttttttttttttttttcccatccaTCCTGTCCGGTATCTACATTGGGGCCCGATTAAATCCAGATTCGTAACGGGTAGTTTCACATTGGGGGGCAAAGCACTCTCTAACAATGGCGACTCCGTATTCAAAGGGGCTCGAACTCGAGACCTCTTGATTAAGGATGGAGTAGTATCAGCCACTACACCACAATCCTCGTTGGTGTAGGTACTTGTTTTGCCATAAAGTTTGATGCTATTCTGATGTTTCTTTATATGTGAAACTTTCAATCTTACCATTCGGGGTCGCTATGAGATTGATATTATTCCTCTAACATTAACTAAGGGTCTAGCCTTGAAAATGGATTTATTTTTAGAGCTTGAAGCATCTGGTTCTCTTCTTCCTTCACAAATTAACTGTCTGTACAAGCTATTCTTCTATATAAAGTCCTTTTTCCTTATttgtgtctttaggattaatgtatgtcctttatgtgttttcttaaaagggtataaaaaAGGGTTTTCCCTTAaactattttgattttaatttgttagttttatgttttgttgcttttgagaatgaacaaaaatGTCCTCTAATGTCATATCTCATTCATTtgaaacaagcaataaccaaattgcacgatCCGGAAGAAATACCCAGTGAAACTTCCCACATTATTTGAACTAATAAACACTAgcgaaattgaacaaaaatgtccctattgttactttattgggtcaaaaatgcccttttCCTAATAAACATATTGTTTCgtttctttttaaacacattatttttataaaaacattatttttgaagaaaccttttcttgtttctctttcttttagAATCTCTTTACCTAAAAAAAaggtggaaaataattttttttcattttaatctcattttatcaattaaattaaaataaaattaccccATGTACTTTTTTAAcggataatatatatatatatatatatatatatatatatatatatatatatatatatatatatatatatatatattgggtcaaaaatgcccttttCCTAATAAACATATTGATCATAGTATAAAAACCACATCactaatgaaataattttttttcttttaatctcattttatcaattattaaaataaattccccaatgataatatatatataagtttgactatatatatatatatatatatatatatatatatatatatatatatagctggTATTGAAGACATTATTTAGCAAAGTAATATAGATTTCCCAAAAGGTCACTCAACTAAGTTAAGTGACCCTTTgagaaattaaattaatataacAAATTAGTAGCTTCTTCTCTATTACTAAGTTGTATTTAGACGGAAATTTCAACACCTTTGATAACCAGTCCCATCTTCAGTTTTATACCTTTCCTTTCATGCACATAGAATTCCAAATTTGTGATACTTTCCATCTCTTCTGGAATCATGAAAGTCCCTAGTTGAATTTGTATCCATTCTCTTTTTGGTTTTTCCATAAGATCTTCAGTACTTCGATTTTCTTTGGTACCATCAGGCTTAACAAGTATAGTTTGCACTGGAAATTCCCATCCTGAAAGAAATTTCTTCAATAACACCACAACTGAAACCTTGTACTCTATTCCCCGTGAAAGCTTTGTCGCATCAAAACTTCCACCAACAGCTAGTGATAGAACTGTTGCCATTTCGTAAACTTGAATGGGCTGATCACTGCACTCATAATTAATTGATAATAAAACATACTCTAATTATGAGAAGATGACTTATATGTCACTTAAGGGCGAAAATCTTGTTTCCTTAATTAGATATTTCGACTCTTATTCAATCAACATTTGGACATGCCATCTTTTAATACCTAAGAATATTCCCAATGAAACGTAACACATTTCATCATACATTATCCTACACCATCTACGATTACCTAGGGAGGAGCTAGCTGCAAGAGATGAGGATACAAAGGTGATCAGTTAAACATCCTCCGTTAGAAAATTATActtatatttatgaattttaatatacatatttaaaTCTTGATTTAAATCTTGAGCACCCTCAGCGATATTCCTgaatcattctagcattcatgTTAACCAACATCTCATGCCATGGAAAATGGTATGCATCAGAAACATGAGCGGCGAGTTACTAATAGCTATGTTATTGTGTAACGATTCTATATATGGCTGGACCAAATTTACCAGTTaatcaaatatgagaaaatgttaaggaaatgaTCAAATCTGAAATGAAATGCACAAATTAAATTACCTTGGAAACTCCTTATACTGGGGCCGACTCCACTTACTGCTATCTTCTGACCACAGAATATGCAGATTTTTGGCATACAAGAAGAAGCATTTTGCCTTTGTCCTTTCATCAACCCAACACTGCATATATAAAACTttaattaagaaagaaaacGAAATATATGATCATAGATTtcgatatataaatataagaatTAATAAAGACAACAcaagtatgcatatatacagTATAAAACATCGATCGTCTTGTAATTGGGGATATATACCCTGATTTGTCCATCCAAAAGTTCTCCCACATTAGGATCAATGTTGCTGGTGTTCTGTGGTTTTGCTCTATTTGGAAGTATTGGACAATTCATGTAGCAATCAATTGCCTTCATAAGCTTAGAATGATGAATTCTTTGCAAAGGAATAAAATTTTCGAAGTCCGAGTAATCTATCTTAAAAAACCAGATATATGCTGATGCTCTGAGTAGTAACCAAGTtagaatttttaaaagaaagcatatATTCTTGCTCTATTTTTGGCTTTCACCCCATGTTTAACATAGTCCGACAATTTTTCGTGTGGACAACCACACGGACCCGCCCATCTTTAGTGGACAACCACACGGACCCTACTGTGAACGCGAATAATCTAAACATTGATATGtctatatataaatattgatGGATGGTCCAAGTTGTATATATAAGCAAGAGTGTCTTATTAACT from Lycium ferocissimum isolate CSIRO_LF1 chromosome 2, AGI_CSIRO_Lferr_CH_V1, whole genome shotgun sequence includes:
- the LOC132041072 gene encoding phosphatase IMPL1, chloroplastic isoform X2, giving the protein MTYEILVQTVILLRSASLQVEFVGGPMCWNTRTFSAAAGKGAFANGEKIHVSGTDKVEQSLLVTGFGYDHDDPWATNMELFKEFTDVSRVATLSFILNAPVSVLVNFILIFF
- the LOC132041078 gene encoding lectin isoform X2, with amino-acid sequence MKAIDCYMNCPILPNRAKPQNTSNIDPNVGELLDGQIRCWVDERTKAKCFFLYAKNLHILWSEDSSKWSRPQYKEFPSDQPIQVYEMATVLSLAVGGSFDATKLSRGIEYKVSVVVLLKKFLSGWEFPVQTILVKPDGTKENRSTEDLMEKPKREWIQIQLGTFMIPEEMESITNLEFYVHERKGIKLKMGLVIKGVEISV
- the LOC132041078 gene encoding lectin isoform X4: MENSFHTGGSITMETCWVDERTKAKCFFLYAKNLHILWSEDSSKWSRPQYKEFPSDQPIQVYEMATVLSLAVGGSFDATKLSRGIEYKVSVVVLLKKFLSGWEFPVQTILVKPDGTKENRSTEDLMEKPKREWIQIQLGTFMIPEEMESITNLEFYVHERKGIKLKMGLVIKGVEISV
- the LOC132041072 gene encoding phosphatase IMPL1, chloroplastic isoform X1, coding for MNINEKLWLADGTTNFAHGYPSFAVSVGVLFRGKPAAAAVVEFVGGPMCWNTRTFSAAAGKGAFANGEKIHVSGTDKVEQSLLVTGFGYDHDDPWATNMELFKEFTDVSRVATLSFILNAPVSVLVNFILIFF
- the LOC132041078 gene encoding lectin isoform X3 — encoded protein: MWENFWMDKSGYISPITRRSMFYTCWVDERTKAKCFFLYAKNLHILWSEDSSKWSRPQYKEFPSDQPIQVYEMATVLSLAVGGSFDATKLSRGIEYKVSVVVLLKKFLSGWEFPVQTILVKPDGTKENRSTEDLMEKPKREWIQIQLGTFMIPEEMESITNLEFYVHERKGIKLKMGLVIKGVEISV
- the LOC132041078 gene encoding uncharacterized protein LOC132041078 isoform X1; its protein translation is MSINDTKAAWIAYNVQSFCILSLLIQALLLILAPFRKKTGSRILMVLVWSAYMAADWAPAFILNLIINYSKTRHDKAELMSFWSSCMLLHLGGSDHAIAFTLEDNDLWFSVGLMKGQRQNASSCMPKICIFCGQKIAVSGVGPSIRSFQGWEFPVQTILVKPDGTKENRSTEDLMEKPKREWIQIQLGTFMIPEEMESITNLEFYVHERKGIKLKMGLVIKGVEISV